Genomic window (Streptomyces sp. NBC_00078):
CGGCGGCGGCGACCGTCGTCGCGGGCGGCGCGTACGTCGTCACGCAGACCCCGGGCACCCCGCCCCCGCACGCGGCGGTCACCCCCACTACGGCGAGCACCCACCGCCCGCCGCCCCCTTCCGCCTCGCCCACGCCCTCCCCGTCGCCCTCGGTGTCCCCCTCCGTGGCGAAGCAGAAGACCGAGCTCTACGGCAGCGTCGTCGACGCCGTCGACAAGGCGCCCGACCCGGACACCTCGCCCGGCGCGCTCCCGCACCGGCCCGCGTCCGGCGTCACCAGCACCGGCGGGGCGCACGCCGTGATGAACCACCGCGGCGACAGCGTGACGCTCACCGGCCAGGGCTATGTCCTGGTCCGCTGGCAGATCTCACCGCAGTACCGGTCGGGCGGCCTGGTCATGCCTGCCTGGACCGGCCTGAAGGGAAAGCTCTTCCACGTGGCCTCGGGCGGCGGCCGCCGGATGGATGACCACGTCAGCGACACCGACCGCTCCGCCACCGGCATGGGCGACTCGACCGTCGGCTACGCCGTACCGCAGGCCGGCACCCAGCAGATGTGGCAGAACGAGTACTTCTACCTCGACGGCGGCGTCACCCTCACCGTGAACGAGCGCGGCGCCGACTACGGCCTGAGCGTCTTCCCGACCACCTGGGACGCGGTGGAGAAGGACGTCACGGCCGGCCCCGACCAGGGCGCGAGGCGCTACGGACTGGTCCGCGACACCGGCAGGGACGACACTCCGGTCCCGCAGTACGTGACCCGTGCGACGCCGGCCGATCCGGCGACGGTGGCTCAGCGCTCGCGGGTGTAGCCGCCGTAGCGCAGAGCGCACAGGACATCGACGCGGTTGGTCGTGATCGAGTCGACGCCGAGGCCGATGAGGCGGCGCATGGAACGGCGCGTGTCCGGCGTCCACACGGACAGCAGGTAGCCGTCGTGGTGGACGCGGGCGGCCAGCTCGCGACTGACCAGGGAGAAGCGGTAGTTGAGCCAGCGCGGCTTCACCGCCGAGAGCAGCGCGGGGCGCGGGGGCGCCAGGCTGGTGCAGGTCAGGGCGATCTCGGCGGACGGGTCGGCGGCGCGGACGGCGAGCATCGCGGCGGAGCCCGCGGTGTAGTAGACGCGCTCGGCCGCCCCGGCCTCCCGTACGGCGTCCACGACGCGGCGCGCCGCCCGTACGTCCCGTATCCCCGGCAGGTCCAGCATCAGCCGGGTGCCGTCAGCGGCGGCCAGCGCCTCCGCGAGCGTCGGCACCCGGCCGTCGGTGAGCCCGCGCACCTCGTCCGCCGACAGGGAGCCGAGGGGCCGCTCGTGCTCCCACAGCCGTTTCAGCGTCGCGTCGTGCAGGAGCACGGGGACACCGTCCTTGGTGAGTCGTACGTCGATCTCGACGGCGTCCGCGCCCCGGTCGAGCGCGGAACGCAGCGAGTCGATCGTGTTCTCGCGGACGCGGTAGGGGTCGCCGCGGTGGGCCACGGCGGTCACGTTCTGCATGGCCCCATTGTGGAGGGCGTCAGGGGGCGAGCCACGCCGAGGTGTAGCTGTCGATCTCCTCGCGGATCCGGACCTTGCCCGCCTCGTCCAGGAAGGAGGCGTCGACGGCGCTCCTGGCGAGGGCCGCGAGACCCTGTTCGTCGAGCTTCAGCAGGCGGGCGGCGACCGCGTACTCGTTGTTGAGGTCGGTGCCGAACATGGGCGGGTCGTCGGAGTTGATCGTGATGACGACCCCGGCCTTGGCGAACTCCTTGACCGGGTGCTCGTCCAGGGTGCGGACCGCGCGCGTGGCGATGTTCGACGTCGGGCAGACCTCCAGCGGAATCCGGTGCTCGGCAAGGTGCGCGAGGAGCTTCGGGTCCTGGAAGGAACTGGTGCCGTGTCCGATGCGCTCGGCATGCAGGTGAGTGAGGGCGTCCCACACCGTCTCGGGGCCGGTGGTCTCCCCGGCGTGCGGCACGGAACGCAGACCGGCGGCGACGGCCCGGTCGAAGTACGGCTTGAACTGCGGCCGCGGCACCCCGATCTCGGGCCCACCGAGCCCGAACGACACCAGCCCCTCCGGCCGCAGCCGGTCGTCGGTCGCGAGCCGCGTCGTCTCCTCAGCCGCCTCCAGGCCGGCCTCGCCGGGAATGTCGAAGCACCAGCGCAGTACGGTCCCGAACTCGGCCTCGGCCGCCTTGCGCGCGTCCTCGATCGCGTCCATGAAGGCACGCTCGTCGATGTTGCGCCGGGTCGAGGACCACGGCGTGATGGTCAGCTCGGCGTACCGCACCTGCTGCCGGGCCAGATCCCGGGCCACCTCGTACGTCAGCAGCCGTACGTCCTCCGGGGTGCGGATCAGGTCGACGACCGACAGATATACGTCGATGAAGTGCGCGAAGTCCGTGAAGGTGAAGTAGTCGACCAGTGCCTCGGGGTCGGTGGGCACCTTGGAGTCGGGGTGCCGGGCGGCGAGTTCCGAGACGATCCGGGGGGAGGCGGAGCCGACGTGGTGGACGTGCAGTTCTGCCTTGGGCAGTCCGGCGATGAAGGCGTGCAGGTCACGCGGCACGACAGCGGACACGTCGAGATGCTCGGTCAAGAGTTCCTCCCCGGAACGGCGCCCCGGGCGGCTTCGGCGCTTCGGCCTGGCGGGGCGCGGGTGATCGGCTGATCGGTGGGTCAGGATCATCGTAGGCCGGGGGCTCGGTTCGCGGTGTGGGGGTGTGGTCGCGTGGGACAGGGCGGGGCGGGGCGGGGTGAGGCAGGGCAGACAGGGCGGGGCGGGCGCCGGGCCCCGGGCCATGGGCCCCGAGCCCCGAGCCCCGAGCCATGGGCCATGGGCCATGGGCCACGGTCCGGGGCCTCCCGGCTCGGGCCGTAGCATGACGGAACGTTCGACAGAGGGGATTACGTGCATGTCCGACGACGCGCAGACGCCGGCCGCCCGCGACCCGTGGGCCGCACCGTCGGAGGCAGGCTCGCGCGACGCGGCCCCCAAGGTCCCGCTGGCCAAGCCGGACCGCCCCGCCGCCCCCGTCCCGGAACCGAACCCCTGGGCATCACCGGCGACCGACGCCCAGGCGGGCCCCGGCCACACGGTCGCAGGCCAGGGAGCCGGGTACACGGTCGCCGGGCACGGCCCGGGTGAGGGGGCCGACGAGCCCGGCCCGGCCAGCCCGCCGCGGCCTTCCGTCCATGACCAGCTGACGGTCACGTCCTTGCCCGGCATCGACGACACACCGCCCCCCTCCCAGCCCTGGGCCGCCCCCTTCACCCCACAGGGCCCGACGCCCCCGATGGGCGGTCCGGTCAATCCGTTCGCCCCGCCCGGCGGGATGCCTCCGATGGGCGCTCCGGCCAATCCGTTCGCCCCGCCCGGCCCCGTGGCGCACGCAAGCGGCTCTGCCGCCCCCTTCGCCCCTCATGCCCACGGCGAGCCGATCCCGCCGCCGCCCATCGCCCCTGACGGCCCCGGCCAGGTCCCGTACGGCTACGGCTATCCGCCCCAGGCCGGTTACGGCGGACCCCTCCCGCAGTCCCAGGGCGCACCCGGCTACTACAACTGGCCCGGCATGACGCCCATGCCCAGGAACGGCATGGGCACCGCCGCCCTCGTGCTCGGCATCATCGCGGTGGTCGTCTTCTGTCTGTGGCCGATCGCCGTCGTGCTGGGTGTACTGGCTGTGATCTTCGGCGTGATCGGCCGCGGCAGGGCGCGCCGGGGCGAGTCGACGAACCCTGGTCAGGCCCTCGCGGGGATCATCTGCGGCGCCGTGGGCACCGTGCTCGGCGCGGTCATGATCGCGGCCTGGATCGCCCACCTCTGAGGGACAGGCTGCCCGGCGACGCCGGGCTCTCGTGGTCCCGAGCGGGTGGTCCCGAGCGGGTGGTCCCGAGCGGGTGGTCCCGAGAGGGTGGACCTTGTGTGTTCAGGCCGGCACCCGAGCCTGCCGGCTACGGCACCCGCGCCGAGCTGGCTACGGCACCCTCGCCCAGTCGCACCCGCGCCTGCCGGCTCAGGCACCTCGCCGAGCTGGCTACGGCACCCGCGCCTGCCGGCTCAGGCACCCGCGCCCAGTCGCCCCCGCGCCTCCATCAAGGCGAACCCCAGCAGATTCGCCCCCCGCCACCGCTCCGGATCCATCGCCGCCTCGGTGTCCGCTGCCAGGCCGATGCCCCACACCCGGTCCATGGGGCTCGCCTCGACCAGGACCCGGTCGCCCGTGCCCAGCAGGAACTCCCGCAGATCCGGGTGCGCGGTGAACTTGTGGACGCTGCCCTCGACCACGATCGCGAAGCGCTCGCGCTTCCATATCTCCTCGTCGAAGCCGCGCACCAGCCGCCCCGCCTTCTTCGCGAGAGACGGATCGTCCGCCGCCAGCACCTGCCGCTCCGCCTCCGCGTCGTCGAACAGCCGCGCCTTGGCCGCCATCATCCAGTGCTCGGCCGTCGCATACGCCGTCCCGTCCACCGTGAACGCCGCCGGCCACCACTGACTCATACAGCTCGACGCCACCCGGCCGTCCACCCGTGCCCGGTGACCCCAGAAGTGCAGATACTTGAACCGGGCGCCGGCGCGGACTTCCCTGACCAGGGCTTCCCGGGAGGCGATCCGCCCCGCGATCCCGCCCGTGCTCTCTTCCATGCACGGGAGTTTGGCAGGCACCACTGACACTCCGTCCCTCCTATTCCGAGCTCACTCGACACCTGGTCGACAGATTCCGTCGCGTAACCAAAAGGCAACAACGGAATCACTTGTTGGACGGCATCAGCTCTGTCAGGATCGGCAGTCAAATCGAGCTGGAGCTACGCCACCCACCTCATGAGCCGCGGGGCGACGGCGGAGGAGAGCGACATGCACAACCCGGGTCAAACCATCCCGGAACGATTCCCGGCGCAGGACCGCTTCGCGGACGGCGCGCAGTTCATCGCGGGGCGCCTCACCAAGGGCACCTCCGGTCGTACCCACGCGGTCGTCGACCCGGCGACCGGCGACGAGGTGTACACATACGAACTCGCCGGCCCCGACGACGTCGACGCGGCGGTGGCGGCCGCGCGCGAGGCCTTCCCCGGCTGGGCCGCCACCACGCCCGGCGGGCGTTCCGACGCGCTGCACCGCTTCGCCGCCGTGCTCGCGGACCGCGCCGAGGAATTCGCCCGCGCAGAGTCCCTCCAGTGCGGCAAGCCGCTGAAGCTGACGCGTGGGTTCGACGTGCCGGGCACCATCGACAACACCGCCTTCTTCGCGGGCGCCGCCCGGCATCTGCAGGGGCAGTCCGCCGGTGAGTACTCCGGCGACCACACCTCTTATGTACGCCGTGAACCCATCGGTGTCGTCGGGTCGATCGCGCCCTGGAACTACCCCCTCCAGATGGCCGCCTGGAAGATCCTCCCGGCGATCGCCGCGGGCAACACCATCGTGCTGAAGCCCGCCGAGCTCACCCCGCTCACCTCACTGCTGTTCGCCCAGGCGGCGACCGACGCCGGCCTCCCGGACGGTGTGATCAACATCGTCACCGGCACAGGCAGGGAAGCGGGCGAGCACCTGGTCGGTCACCCCGATGTCGTCATGACCTCGTTCACCGGTTCCACCGCCGTCGGCAAGCGTGTCGCCGAGGTCGCCACCGCGACCGTCAAGCGCATCCACCTGGAGCTCGGCGGCAAAGCCCCCTTCGTGGTCTTCGACGACGCCGACCTGGAGGCCGCCGCCAACGGCGCGGTCGCGGGTGCGCTCATCAACACCGGCCAGGACTGCACGGCCGCCACGCGCGCGTACGTACAGCGCCCGCTCTACGACGCGTTCGTCGAGCGGACGGCCGCCCTCATGGAGAGCGTCCGGCTCGGCGACCCCTTCGCCCCCGGCACCGACCTCGGCCCGCTGATCTCGCACCTCCAGCGCGACCGCGTCGCCGGATTCGTCGACCGGGCGCGCTCCTACGCGCGCGTGGTGACCGGCGGCGAGGCTCCCGGGGGAGCTCTGGAGAACGGTGCGTACTACCGCCCCACCCTCGTCGCGGACGCCGCCCAGGACAGCGAGATCGTCCAGTCCGAGATCTTCGGGCCGGTCCTGGTGGTCCTGCCGTTCGACAGCGACCAGGATGGGATCAGGCTCGCCAACGACTCCCCGTACGGCCTCGCCGCCTCCGCCTGGAGCCGCGACGTCTACCGGGCGAACCGCGCCACCCGTGAGATCAAGGCGGGCTGCGTGTGGATCAACGATCACATCCCGATCATCAGCGAGATGCCGCACGGCGGCTACAAGGCGTCCGGCTTCGGCAAGGACATGTCCACCTACTCCTTCGAGGAGTACACGCAGATCAAGCACGTCATGTTCGACAACACGGCGGTGGCCAGGAAGGACTGGCACCGCACCGTCTTCGGGGACCGATAGCAGAACCTGACGGTCGTCCACAGGCGGCCGCCACCTCCCGAAAGGGCAGCACGCGCATGGAGCAGTACGAGCCCGACCGCCTGTCACCGGCCACAGCGGCCGCCGTGCGACGCAGTCTCCGCAACGGACGGGCCGCCATGACCCGCCGTTCGGTGCTGCGCGCCTCCGCGGGCGGCGCGCTTGCCGCCGGCGGCATGGTGGCGCTGAGCGGCTGCGGGATCCCAGCGGCAGGCAAATCGCAGGGCGGAGTGTCCGCCGACGACCACTCGGCGAAGGAGAAGGTGATCAACTTCTCCAACTGGCCCGAGTACATCGACGTCGACGACAGCGGCAAGCGCCACCCGACGCTGGACGCGTTCCGCAAGCGGACCGGCATCCAGGTCAAGTACACCGAGGACATCAACGACAACGACGAGTTCTTCGGCAAGATCCAGCCGCAGCTCGCCGCGGGCCAGGACACCGGGCGCGACCTCATCGTGCTCACCGACTGGCTGGCCGCCCGCATGATCCGCCTGGGCTACGTCCAGAAACTGGACGCGGCCAACCTGCCCCACGCCTACGCCAACCTGTCGGACCAGTTCCGCAGCCCGGACTGGGATCCGGGCCGCGCCTATTCGTATGTGTGGCAGGGCATCTCGACCGTCGTCGCGTTCAACAAGAAGGCACTCGACGGCGTCGAGGTGAAGTCGGTCTCCGACCTGCTCGACAACCCCGCGCTCAAGGGCCGGGTCGGCCTGCTGACCGAGATGCGTGACACCGTCGGCATGACCATGCTCGACATGGGCAAGGACCCGGCGAAGTTCACCGACGACGACTACGACGCGGTGATAGCCCGTCTGCAGAAGGCCGTCGACAAGGGCCAGATCCGCCGCTTCACCGGCAACGACTACACCTCCGACCTCAGCAAGGGCGACCTGGCGGCCTGTGTCGCCTGGGGCGGCGACATCGTGCAGCTCCAGACGGACAACCCCGATGTCGGCTACGTCATCCCCGACCACGGCTACATGACGTCCACCGACAACCTGTTGATCCCCAACAAGGCGCGCCACAAGACGAACGCCGAGCGGCTCATCGACTACTACTACGAGCCGGGGCCGGCCGCCGAACTCGCCGCCTACATCAACTACGTGAGTCCGGTCGCGGACGTCAAGCCGTACCTTGCCAAGCTCGACAAGTCGGCGGCGAACAACCCGCTGATCCTTCCCGACAAGGCCATGCAGGCGAGGTCCGTGGCCTTCCGCTCGCTGAGCTCGAAGGAAGAGACGGCCTACCAGCAGAAGTTCGCGAAGCTCACAGGGGCGTGACGAAGATGACCACAGACAACAGCGGCGACGTGCGCCTTTCCGGCATCAGCAAGACCTACGGCTCCTTCACCGCCGTACACCCGCTCGACCTGACCGTGCCGCAGGGGTCCTTCTTCGCCCTGCTCGGCGCCTCGGGCTGCGGCAAGACCACCACCCTGCGCATGATCGCCGGCCTGGAGGAGCCCAGCGGCGGCACCGTCCACCTCGGCGACCAGGAGGTCACCCAACTGCCGCCCTACAAGCGGCCGGTGAACACCGTCTTCCAGTCCTACGCCCTCTTCCCGCACCTCGACATCTTCGAGAACGTCGCCTTCGGCCTGCGCCGGCGCGGCATCAAGAGCGTGAAGAAGCAGGTCGAGGAGATGCTGGAGCTGGTCCAGCTCGGCGAGCAGGCACGCAAGAAGCCGCACCAGCTCTCCGGCGGCCAGC
Coding sequences:
- a CDS encoding glycerophosphodiester phosphodiesterase, translated to MQNVTAVAHRGDPYRVRENTIDSLRSALDRGADAVEIDVRLTKDGVPVLLHDATLKRLWEHERPLGSLSADEVRGLTDGRVPTLAEALAAADGTRLMLDLPGIRDVRAARRVVDAVREAGAAERVYYTAGSAAMLAVRAADPSAEIALTCTSLAPPRPALLSAVKPRWLNYRFSLVSRELAARVHHDGYLLSVWTPDTRRSMRRLIGLGVDSITTNRVDVLCALRYGGYTRER
- a CDS encoding adenosine deaminase; protein product: MTEHLDVSAVVPRDLHAFIAGLPKAELHVHHVGSASPRIVSELAARHPDSKVPTDPEALVDYFTFTDFAHFIDVYLSVVDLIRTPEDVRLLTYEVARDLARQQVRYAELTITPWSSTRRNIDERAFMDAIEDARKAAEAEFGTVLRWCFDIPGEAGLEAAEETTRLATDDRLRPEGLVSFGLGGPEIGVPRPQFKPYFDRAVAAGLRSVPHAGETTGPETVWDALTHLHAERIGHGTSSFQDPKLLAHLAEHRIPLEVCPTSNIATRAVRTLDEHPVKEFAKAGVVITINSDDPPMFGTDLNNEYAVAARLLKLDEQGLAALARSAVDASFLDEAGKVRIREEIDSYTSAWLAP
- a CDS encoding DUF4190 domain-containing protein, whose protein sequence is MSDDAQTPAARDPWAAPSEAGSRDAAPKVPLAKPDRPAAPVPEPNPWASPATDAQAGPGHTVAGQGAGYTVAGHGPGEGADEPGPASPPRPSVHDQLTVTSLPGIDDTPPPSQPWAAPFTPQGPTPPMGGPVNPFAPPGGMPPMGAPANPFAPPGPVAHASGSAAPFAPHAHGEPIPPPPIAPDGPGQVPYGYGYPPQAGYGGPLPQSQGAPGYYNWPGMTPMPRNGMGTAALVLGIIAVVVFCLWPIAVVLGVLAVIFGVIGRGRARRGESTNPGQALAGIICGAVGTVLGAVMIAAWIAHL
- a CDS encoding NADAR family protein; translated protein: MEESTGGIAGRIASREALVREVRAGARFKYLHFWGHRARVDGRVASSCMSQWWPAAFTVDGTAYATAEHWMMAAKARLFDDAEAERQVLAADDPSLAKKAGRLVRGFDEEIWKRERFAIVVEGSVHKFTAHPDLREFLLGTGDRVLVEASPMDRVWGIGLAADTEAAMDPERWRGANLLGFALMEARGRLGAGA
- a CDS encoding gamma-aminobutyraldehyde dehydrogenase, with the translated sequence MHNPGQTIPERFPAQDRFADGAQFIAGRLTKGTSGRTHAVVDPATGDEVYTYELAGPDDVDAAVAAAREAFPGWAATTPGGRSDALHRFAAVLADRAEEFARAESLQCGKPLKLTRGFDVPGTIDNTAFFAGAARHLQGQSAGEYSGDHTSYVRREPIGVVGSIAPWNYPLQMAAWKILPAIAAGNTIVLKPAELTPLTSLLFAQAATDAGLPDGVINIVTGTGREAGEHLVGHPDVVMTSFTGSTAVGKRVAEVATATVKRIHLELGGKAPFVVFDDADLEAAANGAVAGALINTGQDCTAATRAYVQRPLYDAFVERTAALMESVRLGDPFAPGTDLGPLISHLQRDRVAGFVDRARSYARVVTGGEAPGGALENGAYYRPTLVADAAQDSEIVQSEIFGPVLVVLPFDSDQDGIRLANDSPYGLAASAWSRDVYRANRATREIKAGCVWINDHIPIISEMPHGGYKASGFGKDMSTYSFEEYTQIKHVMFDNTAVARKDWHRTVFGDR
- a CDS encoding PotD/PotF family extracellular solute-binding protein produces the protein MEQYEPDRLSPATAAAVRRSLRNGRAAMTRRSVLRASAGGALAAGGMVALSGCGIPAAGKSQGGVSADDHSAKEKVINFSNWPEYIDVDDSGKRHPTLDAFRKRTGIQVKYTEDINDNDEFFGKIQPQLAAGQDTGRDLIVLTDWLAARMIRLGYVQKLDAANLPHAYANLSDQFRSPDWDPGRAYSYVWQGISTVVAFNKKALDGVEVKSVSDLLDNPALKGRVGLLTEMRDTVGMTMLDMGKDPAKFTDDDYDAVIARLQKAVDKGQIRRFTGNDYTSDLSKGDLAACVAWGGDIVQLQTDNPDVGYVIPDHGYMTSTDNLLIPNKARHKTNAERLIDYYYEPGPAAELAAYINYVSPVADVKPYLAKLDKSAANNPLILPDKAMQARSVAFRSLSSKEETAYQQKFAKLTGA